The following are from one region of the Candidatus Bathyarchaeota archaeon genome:
- a CDS encoding TldD/PmbA family protein, with protein MSEVLAKTEAIVKKGKALGADEVLAKTVFGRHRQTRFSNNQIDIAVAWNNYVTDVALTWNKRLVATQIRNFQNTDKIMEQLFKLAKVSKENPMYGGIAKGTFNYLKPTADKKLQELEDPAEYVFEAIEAAKKEAGVEVNTGGILYAKYEDVYLASSEGPTGQDARSAIELSIRAFSQIDASGHGVECCSSLRDFKPFRAGEKAGKIARLAKNPKQGEEGKFNVIFDPLFFGSMLGTWGTMASAYSVMIQLSVFVKKLGQKVASDMVTLRDNPAEYSVSNRVFDAEGFPIQENVFIDHGVLKTYLHNTSTAKIFKTKTTGNAGLVQPIPWNIEMDSGDISREELFGEVKRGLYLTNTWYTRFQNYATGDFSTIPRDGIFLIENGEIKQSWKDLRLSDNALRLLSQITGMSKERQHVHWWLEAEPPSLSPYVLAKDIQMTRPK; from the coding sequence TGAGCGAAGTATTAGCGAAAACAGAAGCCATAGTAAAGAAGGGAAAAGCCCTTGGTGCAGACGAAGTTCTCGCCAAAACCGTCTTTGGACGGCACAGACAGACACGATTCAGTAACAACCAAATAGATATCGCTGTGGCGTGGAACAACTACGTAACAGATGTCGCCCTCACATGGAACAAACGATTAGTCGCAACCCAAATTCGAAACTTCCAAAACACAGACAAAATCATGGAACAGTTATTCAAGTTGGCTAAGGTTTCGAAGGAAAACCCGATGTACGGCGGAATAGCTAAGGGTACATTCAATTACTTAAAACCTACAGCAGATAAAAAGCTGCAAGAACTAGAAGACCCTGCCGAATACGTATTCGAAGCCATAGAAGCCGCCAAGAAGGAAGCTGGTGTAGAGGTAAACACGGGAGGAATCCTCTACGCAAAGTACGAAGACGTTTACCTTGCCTCTTCTGAAGGACCAACTGGCCAAGATGCAAGATCAGCAATCGAGTTGTCAATCAGAGCCTTTTCGCAGATTGACGCCTCAGGTCACGGCGTAGAATGCTGTTCCTCATTGAGAGATTTCAAGCCTTTCAGAGCTGGAGAGAAAGCGGGCAAAATAGCAAGGTTGGCTAAGAACCCAAAACAAGGAGAAGAGGGCAAGTTTAATGTTATCTTTGACCCGCTGTTTTTCGGTTCAATGCTTGGCACTTGGGGTACAATGGCATCTGCGTATAGCGTTATGATCCAATTGTCAGTGTTTGTGAAAAAACTTGGCCAGAAAGTCGCGTCTGATATGGTGACATTGCGAGACAACCCTGCCGAATACTCAGTTAGCAACCGTGTTTTTGATGCCGAAGGTTTTCCTATACAGGAAAACGTGTTCATCGATCACGGTGTGCTTAAAACATATTTACACAACACGTCAACTGCAAAAATCTTCAAGACCAAAACAACAGGTAACGCTGGATTGGTACAGCCGATACCGTGGAACATTGAAATGGACTCAGGCGACATTAGTAGAGAGGAGCTTTTTGGCGAAGTGAAACGTGGCTTATACTTGACTAACACGTGGTATACCAGATTCCAAAACTACGCCACAGGAGACTTTTCCACAATTCCCAGAGACGGCATATTTCTAATAGAAAACGGTGAAATCAAGCAGTCATGGAAAGATTTGCGGCTAAGCGACAACGCTCTTAGGTTACTAAGTCAAATCACAGGCATGTCAAAAGAAAGACAGCATGTGCATTGGTGGCTTGAAGCCGAACCGCCATCCTTGTCGCCGTATGTTCTGGCAAAAGACATACAAATGACGAGGCCGAAGTAG